The proteins below are encoded in one region of Oncorhynchus masou masou isolate Uvic2021 chromosome 15, UVic_Omas_1.1, whole genome shotgun sequence:
- the LOC135555197 gene encoding serine-rich adhesin for platelets-like, which translates to STSLSPSPSSSTSLSSSTSLSTSLSTSLSTSTSLSTSLSPSTSLSPSTSLSTSLSPRSTSLSPSTSLSPSTSRST; encoded by the exons TCCACATCACTatccccctccccatcctcctccacaTCACTATCCTCCTCCACATCACTATCCACATCACTATCCACATCACTATCCACCTCCACATCACTATCCACATCACTATCCCCCTCCACATCACTATCCCCCTCCACATCACTATCCACATCACTATCCCCCA GATCCACATCACTATCCCCCTCCACATCACTATCCCCCTCCACATCACGATCCACA